CATAACGGAGATGCTTTGCTACAGGCAAAGAACTCCATAAATCTAAGTGGGGATATCGATAGCAACTACTACGAGAGCGAATTTAAAGAAAAGGGCTTTGCGTCTAAAAAAAGCACTACTACTAAAGCTTTAAATCAAAGCGTAGTACCAACTAGCATAAGGGCTAAAAATATAATGCTTAGCTCGCAAGAAGCGGATATCAATATAGCGGGCTCTGCGTTAAAAGCTAAAGAAGCCATAGATATGCAGGCGGGAAACAATATAAATATATCGCCTCTAAGCTATAACTCCTTAAACTATAAAAATAGCTCCAAATCCTCTTTGGGCGGATTGAAAGCTAGTATGGATATGCACTCGCTTTATAAACGAAATTTGCAAAGCTCCTCCCTATCGAGCGAAACGGGAGATATAAACTTAAGAGCAAAGAACGATCTAGGCCTAATATCTGCGGATATTTCAAGCGGACGCAATCTAAACTTAGGCGCGGGAAATTCCATAAATATCCTAGCGGCCAAGGAGTATAAAGAGGAGCTAAGCGCCCATAAAAGAAGGAGGTTCAATCCTATATCGGTTCTAAACTATCCCGTAACGATAGCGGCTTCCGTGGGAGCAATGGATAATATCGCATTAGAGGCCGGGATAGAAAAGATAGGCGGTAGTAACTTTACTGAGATATATAGATCGGATTATAATAGCAAGCAGGTAAAAGAAGGTATATCTAAACTATCCGATATCAAAGCCGCGGGCGATATAGGCTTAAACTCTCCTACAGCTTTTATAACTTCAAATATGAAAGCGGGCGGAGATATAAATGTAGACGCTAAAAACCTAACGATATCCGCAGCCGCTAACGAATATAGCGAGCACAATGTAGCAAAAAGTTCCTCGCTATCCATTACCAAGGCAAGGGATGCATTAAAGCAGATGAAGCCTAAGTCCATAGATGAATTTAAGAAGGACACTAGTATCAAAGTAAAGTTAGCCGATGCATCATACGATAAATCCAATACGAACTTATACGGTACCGAGACCGTCTCTTCTAATATGGAAGCTAAAAACATAACTCTTAGAGGGGATAATAGCCTAAGCGTTATAGGTTCAAGCTTAAAGGCCGAAGAGGATCTTAACTTAATATCCAAAGATGGAAATATAAATATAATAAATTCCACCGATACCGCAAGCTCCTCATCTAGCTCTAAGCATCTGGAAGGATCCCTATCTCTTACCGTACAAAACGAATACGCCCAGATTGCTCCTGCGGCTATCGCCTTGCAAGAAGCGATAAAACAGCTAAATCAGACCAAAAAGCAATATAAGGAGTATAAGGATCAGAAAAATGCTCTACAAGACAAACTCGTCGAGTTAAAGAACCGCTATAAGGCTAAAGAGGTAGGCATAGACTACTCCGATATCGAAGACCTACAAAACATAATAGAGGACGTAAAGGACGAGGAGAAATACTATCTATCAAATATCGCTCTGGCTACTGCCAACGTAGCCTCTAAAACCGCCGCCCTCATCTCCCAAGGAGCCGCCGCATCCTCTAGCTGGGTTACTTGGGGCTTTAGCGTAGGCGCCTCCGCAGAGCTTAGCGGAACCACTTCCAAAGATAGCTCTAAATCAAGTAACTCCGTAGCCTCTAATCTTAGCGGCAAGAATATTAAAATTTTAACTGATAGCAATAAAGATACCTCTATAAATATCAAAGGCTCAAATTTATATGCTAATAATGATATATACCTAAACACCCATAATCTATTTATGGATGCTTCGCAAGATAGCTATGAGGCTAAACAAAGCTCTAAAACCATAAGCGGAAGAGTATCTGCTACTATGTATGGAGGCGGAGGAGGAAGCGCAGGGCTTGATTACTCTAAAAGCAATATGAAAGAGCAAAGCCTTAGCCACAATAATGCTAAAGTTTATGCAGGGCATAATATATATGCCTTAGCTAGTAACGACGCTTTAATAAAAGGAGCAAACCTTAGAGCGGATAACGCCTTAGCTTTAAAGGTAGGACATGATCTAAGCCTTCATAGCTTAAGGGATAGCTATAATTACGATAGCAAATCAAGTTCCATAGGGGCAGGCATAGGCATAAGCGGAACTAAAACAACCTCCGATCCGGACAATCCCTATGACATAAGCAACAACATAGTAAGGTATAAGGATTCTAAGCTTTCAAGCATAAACGCCAACTACTCCAGATCCAAATCAAGCACTACGGTAAAACAGACCGTGCTATCTAGTATAACTGCTAAAGAGCTAAACATAGAGGTAGGATCTAACACAGATCTAAAAGGTTCGTTAATAGCCGCAGGCTACTATGATGAGAATGGAAACTTCATAGATAACGGCAAGCTTAGATTAAAAACAGACAGCCTAACATTCTCAAATTTAAGTAACACTAGATACGACAAATCAAATTCTTTAAGCATAGGGGCAAATTATGCTTTTAAAGATCCGCAACAGGGAAGCGAAAGCAAAGAGAACGATACCCAAGCTAAGGATAGCCAAAACGCTCAATCTAAAGAAAGCTCTACCGATCCTAAGTCTAAAATTTCATCGATTAACTACGCTAATAATAGAAACCTATCCTACTCTATGAGTAAGAGCTTAGCTACTATAGGCAGAGGAGAGCTTATAGTAGGAGATAAAGATATAAGCTCTTTAAGCAAAGATGAGCTTGCTTCTTTACAATCTGATCCTAACAATAAAGCTCTATATAACTCAGACGATCTTACGAGATTAAACAGAGACAGCTCTAAGCTAAGCAAGGAGCTATACTCTACTAAGCTAAACTCTAACGTTGATGCAAGCGTGGATATGAGGCTCTTTAGCGAAGGGGGAAGGAATGAGATAAAGGATGAGCTTAATAGGGGTAGTGCGATAGACGAAGCGATAAATTTAATAGCCACTACCGAGAATGCGAAAGTCTCTAAAATATTTGATTATATCGGAGGCTTTACTAGCGGATACGATAAAGATAGTATGTCGCTTGCGGCAAATCTTGACGTACTAAACGATCCTAGTGCCGATATATTTAAAAAGCAACGAGCCGCACAGGATATAGCAAATCAAATGGGGGTAAAGGTTAAATTTGCCAATCTAAATAGAGGAAGCGGAGGAAAATTTAACTCAGACGATCCGAATGCCGTATATATCAATACGAAGCACATTAGCAATGCGAAAGAATTTATGACATCTTTGCGACACGAGCTTGTTCATCGCAGCGATAATAAACGAGGCTCTTTCATACCTAAAGATCCCGCGCAAAATCAATTCGCTACCAACTATGCCCTAGGCATGTTAAGTATGTCGGAAAAGGCTTTAAGATTAAACGGTAGAAGCCTTAACGACTATTCGCCCAAAGTAAATCCTAACGATAAAACCGTAGTAGCCGATACCAGATACTTTTACTCGCTGGACCAGAGGAAGAGTGATGATGCTGCTGTGGCAGCTGTTCTGCCTATTATAGAGGCAGCCTCCGCTTCTATCTTTTTTATTAAGACTAGACAGTTATCAAAAGATTTTGGAAATTGGTTAACAAATTGGTATGAAGGCGATCAATACAATGCTTACTGGAATTATCCTGGAAAATATCCTGACAATGGCGGCACTACAAAGGAACGATCAAACATAAATTATGATAGAATTCTAAACGATTTAGAAAATAAAAATATACAGGCAAGAAGCTGGGACAAAAATGATCATATAAAAATATTCCCTAAAAATAGAGAAGAAAAACTACCATACACTCAAATGCCTCAATCGCCTATAAAACCAGAATTAACGATCGGCGGCGGAGTGCAGCTACAAAAAGAGCGCGGAGGACGTCCTTACACTCAAGTACCTCAATCGCCTATAAAACCCGAATTAACGATCGGCGGCGGTATTCAGGGTAGAGAAACGGGATTTGGGGAGAATATACGTTATGCAGACAATGCAAAAGATGCCAAAAGAGTTGGTAGTAACGCAGCGGCAAATGAGTTAGCAAAAACACGAGATTATGCAGATGCGCATGCTCTAAAAGAAGCGAATTTAGATGGTCAATTTGATAAAATACCTTCACATTATGATATATATTATCATAAGGAAAGTAAAACTATATTTTTGAAGCATAAAACTACCGGGCGAATGATAGAAGCCCAGTAAATTTGTAAATTTATGAGGAGCATAAATGACTACTATGTATGTTGCTTTTTATTTATCGTCGGATAAATATAACTTTGATTTTTCGGACTTGATCCTAGATGAGAAGACCAATGAATATAAAATTAGTTATATAAAAAAATATAAAATCGGCGACATAGATGAAAGGCGCGGCAAGGTTAGAAATAGCTGTAGATGGCTATGCTATACTGCCAAGAAAGAGTGCGTATTTACAAGCGATGCCTTAAAAGATTTGTATGAAATTTTAAAAACGAACTTCGATGATATCAAAAAGAGGGTATCGGAATTAAATTTAGACGCCAATATCGATATAGTGATAGATATGACAGAAAAGGACGATATATATTCCATCGACTTTAGTAAAGAAATGATAAAAATGTGCGCCGAACTAAATGCCGATGTCTGCGTAGACGGGATATATTATTAATTTGTGTGGGGAGAGAGACGGCGTAGAAAATAAATTTCTAATACCCTGCTCAAAAGGTAAAAATGAATAAATTTATAAAGCAGCTTTCTTTCTTTACCCTTGCTCTTTTAACCGCCGCCCTCATCTCCCAAGGATCTGCCGCATCCTCTAGCTGGGTTACCTGGGGCTTTAGCGTCGGCGCCTCCGCAGAGCTTAGCGGAACCGCTTCTAAAGATAGCTCTAAATCAAGCAACTCCGTAGCCTCTAATCTTAGCGGCAAGAATATTAAAATTTTAACCGATAGCAATAAAGATACCGCTATAAATATCAAAGGCTCAAATTTATATGCTAATAATGATATACACCTAAGCACTCATAATCTATTTATCGATGCTTCGCAAGATAGCTATGAAGCTAAGCAAAACTCTAAAACCGTAAGCGGAAGAGTATCTGCTACTATGTATGGAGGCGGAGGAGGAAGCGCAGGGCTTGATTACTCTAAAAGCAATATGAAAGAGCAAAGCCTTAGCCACAATAATGCTAAAGTTTATGCAGGGCATAATATATATGCCTTAGCTAGTAACGACGCTTTAATAAAAGGAGCAAACCTTAGAGCGGATAACGCCTTAGCTTTAAAGGTAGGACATGATCTAAGCCTTCATAGCTTAAGGGATAGCTATAATTACGATAGCAAATCAAGTTCCATAGGGGCAGGCATAGGCATAAGCGGAACTAAAACAACCTCCGATCCGGACAATCCCTATGACATAAGCAACAACATAGTAAGGTATAAGGATTCTAAGCTTTCAAGCATAAACGCCAACTACTCCAGATCCAAATCAAGCACTACGGTAAAACAGACCGTGCTATCTAGTATAACTGCTAAAGAGCTAAACATAGAGGTAGGATCTAACACAGATCTAAAAGGTTCGTTAATAGCCGCAGGCTACTATGATGAGAATGGAAACTTCATAGATAACGGCAAGCTTAGATTAAAAACAGACAGCCTAACATTCTCAAATTTAAGTAACACTAGATACGACAAATCAAATTCTTTAAGCATAGGGGCAAATTATGCTTTTAAAGATCCGCAACAGGGAAGCGAAAGCAAAGAGAACGATACCCAAGCTAAGGATAGCCAAAACGCTCAATCTAAAGAAAGCTCTACCGATCCTAAGTCTAAAATTTCATCGATTAACTACGCTAATAATAGAAACCTATCCTACTCTATGAGTAAGAGCTTAGCTACTATAGGCAGAGGAGAGCTTATAGTAGGAGATAAAGATATAAGCTCTTTAAGCAAAGATGAGCTTGCTTCTTTACAATCTGATCCTAACAATAAAGCTCTATATAACTCAGACGATCTTACTAGATTAAACAGAGATAGCTCCAAACTAAGCAAAGAGCTATACTCTACCAAGCTAAGCTCTAACGTCGATGCAAGCGTGGATATGAGGTTGTTTAGCGAAGGGGGAAGGGAAGAGATAAAAAGGGATTATGAAGACGCCTCTACCATATACGATGCCATATACCAAATAGCAACTACCGATAGAGTTAGTATTAAAGACTTTTTCAGTGAAAACGGCAAAGGCTTTATGACGATAAACGCAGTAAGGCAAGAGCTAGCAAACAATCCCGAGCTAAGAGGGATGCTACAAAGCGATGAGCTTTCTGATCAAGAAAAACAAGCCATAACGCAAAACATCACAAGACAGGTAATGCTAAATTTAGGCTACATCCCTAATCAAACAAAGACCATCTATACCGATGAGACCGGTAGAGACGGTAAGCAGATAATGGGCTTTTACTCCTTGCAGACCGGGCGCAGCTATATCAATATAAAAAACAATGAAAGCACAAAGGATCTAGTCGCTACCTCCGCTACAGAAAGCCAAAGAGCTATGGATCATCAAAGAGGCATAGACTTCCTCCAAAACGAAGACGACCATTCTACTTATTCAAGAAATTTCGGAAACGCAGTCGCTAGATACTACGGATATGCTATTAGCTCATACGGCAGTGGCTATGGCTCAGCTAAGATAAATAATAGGGGTAGCATTAATCAAAACTACTACGCAAGCAACAATAAAGAATTCTCTAGACTAGATAAACAGAAGGGAGCAAATAGGCAGTTACATCAGGAAGAGGTGGAGTGGCTAAACGATAAGCAAAAAATAGCTAAATTTAAAGACTACATTCAAAAGGCTACCTCTAAGAGATATACGGACGATGAAGCAAAAAAGATACTGGCTAAAGGGGGAATATCTTTAAGCGATGAATCTTTTAACGAAGCCTACAAAGAAAGCTTAAGCGATGATGAGCTAGCGGATATAGGCTTGGCTAAGGAGTATATCAAACAAAGCGACTTCTATAATAAAGACCTAGACGGAACAAATGCCTTTAATCCTACTGCTTCTCAGTATGCGGAGAGGTATATGTATCTAAATGGCTTCATTAATAATCAAAATTTCTACATTGATAATCTAAAAGTAGATAAGCCTTTTCTAGATGATATAGCCGGTTTCGGGAAAGGCTTTATTTCTGGAGGATGGAATTTTATTTCTAATTCGGTTGAAGGAGCATATGATACTGCTAAAGGAGCATATAATAAGATAGCTACAGAAGGTATATACAATTTAGCCGTTGAAGGAAAGCGCAAACTAGCTAGTATCGATCCGATAGAAGTGGCAAAGGGCGCAGCAAACTATATGTCGGATACCTTTGACTCGGCGCAAATCGGCTTTTATAAGGGCAATTTAGATATGGTGCTGGCAGACTATGAAGCCGTAACCAAAAGGGATACCGAGGCCGCAGCTTCACTACTCCCTGTCTCTAAAGGTGCAAAGGCAGCAGAGGGCTTAAAAAATATCGAGAAGGTGATTCCTGACGGTAAGACTATGGGAAATGCCAAGTTAGCAAAAGCCCAGGGTGGAGATATTGGTGGAGCCGCAATAAAAGGGACACCCGAAAACAAGATTGCTAAGCCTGCGCTATCTAAAGAGCAGGTAAAGAGAGTATTTGTAGATAGTAAAAGTGCAAATTCTGATCTAGCTACTTTAGTGAATAACATAAAAGCGGATTATATAGTTACATCAAAAGGGATTACATTTAGCGTCAAAGATCTTAAAAATCTATTAGCTTTACAAGGAACATCAAAAAATGTAGGAAAGTGGGAAGGTCTAACAGGCGCATCATTTGAAGAGATATTCTCAAGAGCGCCGAAAGACTGGAAAGTAGTACTACAAAATGACGGTAATGGAATAAAATTTGTGGAAATTGTAGATGGAAAAAAGATAGACAGGGTCAGAATACATGCACCGGAAAATAATCCAGATTTACCAAGCACTGCAAATACCAATAATGGATGGGTTTTAAGAATTCATGCTAGTAGGAAAAAGTATTTTGATGATTCCGGTAAAATATTAGGACGTAATACTGATGAAACCCATATCCCAATAAAAGGAAACCCAAATGCAAATTGACGGAAAAGAGATATTTGAGAAAGGCGGTCTTATGTTTTATTTAAGCCTAATGGCTTCTTTTGAATACCAGGATAAATATATCGCTCATCCTACGGCTAAATATTATGAAAGTCCATCTGAAATGGCAGATCTTTTATATACCGAATGCGAAAATGCTTTATTGGAGCGGTTTGAATTTTGTTTCCTGCCATACGAGAGAGATGCACTAAAAGAACTTATGGAGCTTATGAATAAATATCTTAAAGACGGCAGCTTGCTGGAAGGCATAGGCGAATATCTAGTCTATCATAATAAATCCTGGATAGAGGTCAGAGAGCTAGCTCTAAAAACAATCCATATTTTTGGCTACGAGCTTGACGACTTTGACTACGACCCTGATTGAGGTCGAAATCCACATCCCAATAAAAGGAAACCCAAATGCAAATTAACGGAAAAGAGATATTTGAGAAAGGCGGTCTTATGTTTTATTTAAGCCGAATGGCTTCTTTGGAACATCAAGATAAATATCTAGTGCATGCCACAGCTAAATCTTACGAAGACCCATCAGAAATGGCGGAACTACTATGTGATGAATGCTGGCGAGCCCTTGACGAAAAATTTGAATTCTGCTTCTTACCCTATGAAAGAGAGATCTTAAAAGAGCTTGCAGAGCTTATTTATAAATACTTTAAAGATCAAAGCCTGCTAGAAGGAGATACCTACGATTATCTAGTCTATCAGAACAAATCCTGGATAGAGGTCAGAGAGTTGGCCTTAAAGACCTTGCATATTTTCGGATATGATTTAGGTGACTTTGATCTGTATTAAGCTCACGGAGCCAGCACTTAAATAAAAAGGAAACCCAAATGCAAATTAACGGAAAAGAGATATTTAAGAAAGGCACTCTTATGTGCCGCCTAAGTCGAATGGCTTCTTTGGAGTATCAGGACAAATATATCGTTTATCCCACAATCAATAAATATGAAGATCCGTCGAAAATGGCAGAACTTTTATATACCGAATGCAGAAACGCTTTATTGGAGCAATTTGAATTTTGCTTCCTGCCATACGAGAGAGATGCACTAAGAGAGCTTATGGAGCTCATAGATAGATACTTTAAAGATCAAAGCCTACTAGAAGGCGTATGTGAATATTTGATCTATCATAATAAATCATGGGTAGAAGTCAGAGAGTTAGCCTTAAAGACTTTGTATACCTTCGGATATGATTTGGAAGACTTCGACTATGATTAAACTCGGATTAGACCAGGCAGAATGAAATTTATCCTATATATCTTTAATCTGCTGCTATGCCTAAGTGCCTGGGCTTCTATAGATATTAATGGCATAAGCAATAGCAAATCTAGCTCCATAGCAGCAGGTATAGGCATAAGTGGAACTAAAACAAACTCCGATCCGGACAATCCCTTTGACATAAGTAACAACATAGTAAGCTATTCAAATTCCAAACTCTCAAGCATAAACGCTAACTACTCTAGATCAAAATCAAGCACTATAAAATTTAAAAATTCCCAACAAGGAAATAAAATGAAATTTTTAAGGCAATACAAAAACATTATCCTATTACCATTTTTGCTAATTATTTCATTTTTTGTTTTTCGTATGATTTATACGGAAATAATTAGCGAGTGCGCTCCAATGCGGCTTTTTTCAAAAAATTCTCTAAGTAATAGTGATTATGTTGAGTTAAAAGCAAAATGTATAAAAAAGGCTTTGGAAAATAACGATAATCACCTTATTATGCAGTATTTTAAAAGAGAAACGAGCGAGTGTCTTGAGATTATTGATGAACCGCCAAAAATCCCACATAATTTGATTAGGGTTAATAGCCTTGAAGAGTGGAAAAAATTAAGACTTACAGATACTGACAATATAATTTGCCCTATCGGTAATTCTAAAAAGAGCGATATTGGCAATGAAAGCAAATAAATTTATAAATTATTCAAATTCGCGGAGCCCAAGGCTACTCATTAAGTAAAACATTAGCCATAATTTGAATTGTAAATTTTAAAATTTACTATCT
This window of the uncultured Campylobacter sp. genome carries:
- a CDS encoding hemagglutinin repeat-containing protein, whose amino-acid sequence is MQILCLSSIFNGARRLSAPTDTKEYFGVFTQAKKRLAALLLIGLLAPCFSYCEIIPDNSAPVNHRASVSQTPNAPATQIDIASPNDKGISINEYSKLNTPKEGTVFNNSQGGAISKTAGYIPPNPRLNRGEAKLIINQVNSPLPSNLQGNIEIAGRKADLIIANPSGINVNGATIINSSSTTLSTAKPTYENGHLKSLNISKDGSINIGANGLNDNGDYLNVISNSLKLEGKIYANEINVVATDGKVSLKNTNSGLRQDNLKIEQEGGSHPKGVSIDSSALGGMYAGKINIISTKDGAGINNKGAILADSSLKIDANGDLINEGKLGSNGQAQISSKTISNQKGSKISASNLDIKAPSVENRGNIQANTLKLKADRLDNIKGTISSSSALKIEAKSLSNKDRAVIGAAKSERLKELSLDESRDSFKTGAIPPSKNELSIISADHISNIGGAILSNESYLDIKESLLNDNSLMVLRALDSEIPNFYNLSGSTFIVQEGLSLRGNNLRNESSKIISLGGALLGYDSIDNSKGSILSGGNLIINKGALNNEEGLISSKGDLALNLDSLSALGKLSSDGSLYLGLKDDLSYNGGIYASGDIYLNLQGNFIALQRLISNKDLIINAKGIKNESIIAALGNLALKAKEQILNLGSLIARGKLITNSESLINKKALVYAQDGIALNAKNILNQDASNILSGGDIVINTSFLSNEALSNIISQRNLNIFNERGGEGKADEITNASSLIYARGTLNIGAKKLNNRSVNEPVKRVQSTGYNIDFTCNGDGWGCSGVAIPLKVNAAEIKERILKQNPNISQDELNAKIMEELSKQDMNLYVLSLYKNTRLPGEDTRLYDAITLSLKDNLFGIRRSKPHKKERLRQISYSINKEYITEDSLSKFMGSNIISAGDSNLNIDELNNDKSVIYAYNDLSLNVKSLNNRSLSLNHSITSQAEYRWKHKSHGGKGGYSDQKNIYYSQPAIASIIGAKKDIKGYAGDISNLNSHGQINSGNAPTLIKEAFSKIDYSLIGKGLLNPNALNLNKNDLAPSLNNEADMQDIIRPSYINNLFSPISSKFYNTFYVYSELIPDFSYMHNKLSLLYDKKRTSLNSSEEEDDGTLLSSAPSLIYAGGNINLSVNGDLRNEGIIYAGSNMNLKAGSVSNLNSASIIAANALSISANKDIINTSSLIQGRSVSLNAGRDIVHKTLSKEISLNRAYGDQSSTYIGTISNIKSIEGDVALNAARDITVTGASIDSAANLILNAAKDVNINSAEEKLSYNFKSKGGYYKEDIVKNTSSKLNSKDNILIKAGGIAISGADINAHNGDALLQAKNSINLSGDIDSNYYESEFKEKGFASKKSTTTKALNQSVVPTSIRAKNIMLSSQEADINIAGSALKAKEAIDMQAGNNINISPLSYNSLNYKNSSKSSLGGLKASMDMHSLYKRNLQSSSLSSETGDINLRAKNDLGLISADISSGRNLNLGAGNSINILAAKEYKEELSAHKRRRFNPISVLNYPVTIAASVGAMDNIALEAGIEKIGGSNFTEIYRSDYNSKQVKEGISKLSDIKAAGDIGLNSPTAFITSNMKAGGDINVDAKNLTISAAANEYSEHNVAKSSSLSITKARDALKQMKPKSIDEFKKDTSIKVKLADASYDKSNTNLYGTETVSSNMEAKNITLRGDNSLSVIGSSLKAEEDLNLISKDGNINIINSTDTASSSSSSKHLEGSLSLTVQNEYAQIAPAAIALQEAIKQLNQTKKQYKEYKDQKNALQDKLVELKNRYKAKEVGIDYSDIEDLQNIIEDVKDEEKYYLSNIALATANVASKTAALISQGAAASSSWVTWGFSVGASAELSGTTSKDSSKSSNSVASNLSGKNIKILTDSNKDTSINIKGSNLYANNDIYLNTHNLFMDASQDSYEAKQSSKTISGRVSATMYGGGGGSAGLDYSKSNMKEQSLSHNNAKVYAGHNIYALASNDALIKGANLRADNALALKVGHDLSLHSLRDSYNYDSKSSSIGAGIGISGTKTTSDPDNPYDISNNIVRYKDSKLSSINANYSRSKSSTTVKQTVLSSITAKELNIEVGSNTDLKGSLIAAGYYDENGNFIDNGKLRLKTDSLTFSNLSNTRYDKSNSLSIGANYAFKDPQQGSESKENDTQAKDSQNAQSKESSTDPKSKISSINYANNRNLSYSMSKSLATIGRGELIVGDKDISSLSKDELASLQSDPNNKALYNSDDLTRLNRDSSKLSKELYSTKLNSNVDASVDMRLFSEGGRNEIKDELNRGSAIDEAINLIATTENAKVSKIFDYIGGFTSGYDKDSMSLAANLDVLNDPSADIFKKQRAAQDIANQMGVKVKFANLNRGSGGKFNSDDPNAVYINTKHISNAKEFMTSLRHELVHRSDNKRGSFIPKDPAQNQFATNYALGMLSMSEKALRLNGRSLNDYSPKVNPNDKTVVADTRYFYSLDQRKSDDAAVAAVLPIIEAASASIFFIKTRQLSKDFGNWLTNWYEGDQYNAYWNYPGKYPDNGGTTKERSNINYDRILNDLENKNIQARSWDKNDHIKIFPKNREEKLPYTQMPQSPIKPELTIGGGVQLQKERGGRPYTQVPQSPIKPELTIGGGIQGRETGFGENIRYADNAKDAKRVGSNAAANELAKTRDYADAHALKEANLDGQFDKIPSHYDIYYHKESKTIFLKHKTTGRMIEAQ
- a CDS encoding DUF4279 domain-containing protein, translating into MTTMYVAFYLSSDKYNFDFSDLILDEKTNEYKISYIKKYKIGDIDERRGKVRNSCRWLCYTAKKECVFTSDALKDLYEILKTNFDDIKKRVSELNLDANIDIVIDMTEKDDIYSIDFSKEMIKMCAELNADVCVDGIYY
- a CDS encoding hemagglutinin repeat-containing protein, whose translation is MNKFIKQLSFFTLALLTAALISQGSAASSSWVTWGFSVGASAELSGTASKDSSKSSNSVASNLSGKNIKILTDSNKDTAINIKGSNLYANNDIHLSTHNLFIDASQDSYEAKQNSKTVSGRVSATMYGGGGGSAGLDYSKSNMKEQSLSHNNAKVYAGHNIYALASNDALIKGANLRADNALALKVGHDLSLHSLRDSYNYDSKSSSIGAGIGISGTKTTSDPDNPYDISNNIVRYKDSKLSSINANYSRSKSSTTVKQTVLSSITAKELNIEVGSNTDLKGSLIAAGYYDENGNFIDNGKLRLKTDSLTFSNLSNTRYDKSNSLSIGANYAFKDPQQGSESKENDTQAKDSQNAQSKESSTDPKSKISSINYANNRNLSYSMSKSLATIGRGELIVGDKDISSLSKDELASLQSDPNNKALYNSDDLTRLNRDSSKLSKELYSTKLSSNVDASVDMRLFSEGGREEIKRDYEDASTIYDAIYQIATTDRVSIKDFFSENGKGFMTINAVRQELANNPELRGMLQSDELSDQEKQAITQNITRQVMLNLGYIPNQTKTIYTDETGRDGKQIMGFYSLQTGRSYINIKNNESTKDLVATSATESQRAMDHQRGIDFLQNEDDHSTYSRNFGNAVARYYGYAISSYGSGYGSAKINNRGSINQNYYASNNKEFSRLDKQKGANRQLHQEEVEWLNDKQKIAKFKDYIQKATSKRYTDDEAKKILAKGGISLSDESFNEAYKESLSDDELADIGLAKEYIKQSDFYNKDLDGTNAFNPTASQYAERYMYLNGFINNQNFYIDNLKVDKPFLDDIAGFGKGFISGGWNFISNSVEGAYDTAKGAYNKIATEGIYNLAVEGKRKLASIDPIEVAKGAANYMSDTFDSAQIGFYKGNLDMVLADYEAVTKRDTEAAASLLPVSKGAKAAEGLKNIEKVIPDGKTMGNAKLAKAQGGDIGGAAIKGTPENKIAKPALSKEQVKRVFVDSKSANSDLATLVNNIKADYIVTSKGITFSVKDLKNLLALQGTSKNVGKWEGLTGASFEEIFSRAPKDWKVVLQNDGNGIKFVEIVDGKKIDRVRIHAPENNPDLPSTANTNNGWVLRIHASRKKYFDDSGKILGRNTDETHIPIKGNPNAN
- a CDS encoding phytanoyl-CoA dioxygenase, whose translation is MQIDGKEIFEKGGLMFYLSLMASFEYQDKYIAHPTAKYYESPSEMADLLYTECENALLERFEFCFLPYERDALKELMELMNKYLKDGSLLEGIGEYLVYHNKSWIEVRELALKTIHIFGYELDDFDYDPD
- a CDS encoding phytanoyl-CoA dioxygenase — encoded protein: MQINGKEIFEKGGLMFYLSRMASLEHQDKYLVHATAKSYEDPSEMAELLCDECWRALDEKFEFCFLPYEREILKELAELIYKYFKDQSLLEGDTYDYLVYQNKSWIEVRELALKTLHIFGYDLGDFDLY
- a CDS encoding phytanoyl-CoA dioxygenase, with translation MQINGKEIFKKGTLMCRLSRMASLEYQDKYIVYPTINKYEDPSKMAELLYTECRNALLEQFEFCFLPYERDALRELMELIDRYFKDQSLLEGVCEYLIYHNKSWVEVRELALKTLYTFGYDLEDFDYD